Proteins encoded by one window of Puntigrus tetrazona isolate hp1 chromosome 25, ASM1883169v1, whole genome shotgun sequence:
- the LOC122331269 gene encoding ovochymase-2-like — MQCNPTFQKVSLRIRGSHFCAAAILTDHWLLTAAHCFASVSTDFLHKIEAVAGDFNQRKVDRGEQNFQVKTVKFHEKYQRSCPMSYDIALLEIKGHIHFGDFVKPVCLPYPGERFPAKTMCVVGGWGRITEKGPLSSVLQEVQLDLLEQSKCKHVLQTLRPGQKTFTVLCAGPERGGRDACQGDSGGPLLCPRADGCWAAVGITSWGKGCGRSWNNNKLKPSSRRGSPGVFTDVLMFLSWIKSNLRKDVNIGADRSLCSVPDGVVPGIEGIIRNPAHPGQSYNNNEMCLWSIRVPAGEHILLEFLEFNLENDTLCYSDYLTVHVDEDRPIGRFCGGQPPPPVLIGGSNGITVQFVSDVSSTGAGFAIHFNGVDKDYSFGAECGTVVLLQPKGSVRSPAYPQAYSNSTLCRWVIYAPEGHIVKLDFDDFDLEESENCKYDSLTVFGDIAGKDEIVVVCGASVPPAVLSYSHMMLLQFSTDNTISARGFNASFSFIRENDLRETAFEDQGEKADDDSRVISPHLQAGLCLLLSFPLSTVAPTFLLSSKRDALSQRVFRMCGIQLKSKKCHSCTRSSEFSALYGMPDIFATSGLDAPRTAEDDGKLSWHVSISLGAGYECSGAVIQSQWILTDAHCVYNLKEQHLRRLSVTAGSSKIQIRDVIGVLVHPHYSPFSLDYNVALLKLSSPLNLSESLQPVCLPSAGPEIPPSLHCWALARTSQTRTSPVCLHKLTVVTVTQ, encoded by the exons ATGCAATGCAATCCTACATTCCAAAAG GTGTCTCTTAGGATCAGAGGATCGCATTTCTGTGCTGCAGCAATTTTGACAGACCACTGGCTTTTGACTGCTGCTCACTGCTTTGCAAGTGTATCCAC GGACTTCTTGCACAAAATTGAGGCTGTAGCAGGTGATTTCAACCAAAGAAAAGTTGACAGAGGGGAACAAAACTTCCAGGTAAAAACTGTAAAGTTCCATGAAAAATATCAGCGCTCCTGTCCCATGAGCTACGACATCGCTTTGCTTGAGATCAAAGGACACATTCACTTTG GTGATTTTGTTAAGCCGGTCTGCCTGCCTTACCCTGGTGAGAGGTTTCCAGCCAAGACTATGTGTGTTGTTGGTGGATGGGGTCGTATTACTGAGA AAGGGCCACTTTCTTCGGTTCTTCAGGAGGTGCAACTGGATCTGTTAGAGCAAAGCAAGTGCAAACATGTCCTACAAACACTTAGACCTGGACAGAAGACCTTCACAGTCCTGTGTGCAGGCccagagagaggagggagagatGCCTGCCAA GGGGATTCTGGGGGTCCCCTCCTCTGCCCCAGAGCAGATGGATGCTGGGCGGCTGTGGGAATCACATCATGGGGTAAAGGTTGTGGTAGAAGCTGGAATAACAACAAGCTCAAACCCTCATCCAGAAGAGGCTCACCTGGAGTATTCACTGATGTCTTAATGTTCCTGTCATGGATAAAGTCTAATCTTCGAAAAG ATGTCAACATAGGTGCTGACAGGTCCCTGTGCAGTGTACCTGATGGAGTTGTACCTGGAATTGAAGGCATCATCAGAAATCCAGCTCACCCAGGTCAAAGCTACAACAACAATGA GATGTGTCTGTGGTCCATTCGAGTTCCAGCTGGAGAACATATACTACTGGAGTTCCTAGAGTTTAATCTGGAGAATGACACACTGTGCTACAGCGATTATCTTACTGTGCATGTGGATGAAGACAGGCCAATAG GTCGATTCTGTGGTGGTCAACCTCCACCTCCGGTTCTTATTGGTGGTTCCAACGGTATCACAGTGCAGTTTGTGTCTGATGTAAGCAGCACAGGTGCAGGATTTGCCATCCATTTCAATGGTGTTGACAAGGACTACAGTTTTG gGGCTGAGTGTGGAACAGTGGTGCTGTTACAGCCTAAGGGGTCTGTGCGGAGCCCCGCCTACCCGCAAGCCTACAGCAACAGCACTCTTTGCCGCTGGGTCATCTATGCCCCAGAAGGCCACATAGTCAAG CTTGACTTTGACGATTTTGACCTTGAGGAGTCAGAGAACTGCAAATATGATTCACTCACGGTGTTTGGAGACATTGCTGGCAAGGATGAAATAG tgGTGGTATGTGGCGCGAGCGTCCCTCCAGCTGTTCTCAGCTACAGTCACATGATGCTTCTACAGTTCAGCACAGACAACACCATCTCAGCCCGTGGTTTCAACGCATCCTTTTCTTTTATCAGGGAAAACG ATCTCAGAGAGACAGCGTTTGAAGATCAGGGGGAGAAAGCAGACGATGACAGCAGAGTTATCTCACCACATTTGCAGGCTGGTTTGTGCTTGCTTTTGTCTTTTCCGCTGTCCACAGTCGCACCAACTTTTTTGTTGAGCTCTAAAAGAGACGCCTTGTCTCAGAGGGTCTTCAGAATGTGTGGAATCCAGCTGAAGtccaaaaaatgt CATTCATGCACGCGTTCCTCTGAATTCTCAGCTCTGTATGGAATGCCTGACATCTTTGCTACCTCTGGACTGGATGCCCCAAGGACGGCAGAGGATGATGGGAAGCTGTCGTGGCACGTGAGCATTAGTTTGGGTGCGGGTTATGAATGCAGTGGGGCGGTCATCCAATCACAGTGGATCCTTACTGATGCACACTGTGTCTATAATCT GAAAGAACAACATCTGAGACGTTTATCAGTGACAGCAGGGAGCTCAAAGATACAG ATTCGTGATGTGATTGGAGTACTCGTACACCCTCATTACAGCCCATTCTCTCTCGACTACAATGTGGCTTTGCTTAAGCTGAGCTCTCCATTAAATCTCAGTGAAAGTTTGCAGCCTGTCTGTCTACCCTCTGCTGGACCGGAAATCCCACCCTCCCTCCATTGCTGGGCTCTGGCCCGTACCAGCCAAACGCGTACGTCACCCGTCTGCCTTCACAAGTTGACCGTTGTGACGGTTACACAATAG